Proteins encoded in a region of the Candidatus Eisenbacteria bacterium genome:
- a CDS encoding tetratricopeptide repeat protein, giving the protein MSDEPRPPRNEHDETRTMHASAGEAAPPELGGMPAEVDGYRLLGVLGQGGMGVVYLAEQKEPRRRVALKVIRGSAHTDALHVRLFRREAETLGRLRHPNIGAIYGAGRLPDGRPYFAMELVEGPTLDVYLASRPSPANRAELLHRLALAGRIAEAVHYAHQRGVIHRDLKPSNIVIPTQLGADTTGSSTAAALDVKILDFGLARLTDDDSQMSVMSDVGSIRGTLPYMSPEQVRGDTHALDVRSDVYALGVILFEMLAGERPYDVSRVSLPEAMRVISEQEPRALRDTPSGLIRVDTDLQSIVLKALAKEPDRRYSSAAALAEDLDRYRNSQPVLARTPSTAYQVRKLVARHKPLVAALSVALLAIVASAIVSTAMFLRARNEAAKSQQVAAFLSDMLEGAGPSVARGQDTALMREILDRTAGRVRTELAGQPDVAAGIEQVLGRTYLQIGDLAAAEQHARAAFETHRRLRRAPHADLAADLSLLAETSWRSGRLARADSVGREGVAMWRALHKGANPSLAEALISLGSIELDASQFEAAEPLMREGLAMTQALHPNGDRTVAVGFNALGNLMHYSGRYDESDSLYRLALDMHRRIGGDLNPDVEVDLVNMGQVEISRGRFAAAESLVRAGLETGQQIHPGNYPDRAGELLTLAMVYHRMGAMARAESLAREAVVVARGVRGGGLVAVGDALSAVGVYVNDSGRSEEALAIHREALAAYREAGDAGASRVATALDNLASALSSLGHFDAADSVYRETIPLKVAAYGAGNPQTLLTMNNYARMKYFLGDLTGAEALFREVLKGRRKALGEGSDQVAVTMSDISRSAQARGQLAEAESLLTPAVAILTASLGPDNMNTNFAYASLGRLHREQGQYAKAATELREARTRLAAALGDANPEVVWINYELAGAQGAGGPSREADSLFGSLANAPPGQLPPNEMLRFHLAYGQYLTKLGRDAEAEKYLLLAESALRAPRESNMRRRLSVLDALVDLERDWATRAPSPARAAALRHWTSVSDAEAPELRAAIAEGRAPRLGGAR; this is encoded by the coding sequence ATGTCCGATGAGCCGCGCCCGCCCCGCAACGAACACGATGAGACGCGAACCATGCACGCCTCGGCGGGCGAGGCGGCTCCGCCCGAGTTGGGCGGTATGCCGGCCGAGGTCGATGGCTACCGGCTGCTCGGCGTGCTGGGGCAGGGCGGCATGGGTGTCGTGTACCTGGCCGAGCAGAAGGAGCCGCGCCGGCGCGTCGCTCTGAAGGTGATCCGCGGCAGCGCGCACACCGACGCGCTGCACGTGCGACTGTTCCGGCGCGAAGCCGAGACGCTGGGCCGGCTGCGGCACCCCAACATCGGCGCCATCTATGGTGCCGGGCGCCTGCCCGACGGCCGGCCGTACTTCGCCATGGAATTGGTCGAAGGCCCGACGCTCGATGTCTATCTGGCGTCGCGGCCGTCGCCCGCCAACCGCGCCGAGCTGCTGCACCGGCTCGCGCTCGCCGGCCGCATCGCCGAGGCCGTGCACTACGCGCATCAGCGGGGCGTCATCCACCGCGATCTCAAGCCCTCGAACATCGTCATCCCCACGCAGCTCGGCGCTGACACGACCGGTTCGAGCACCGCGGCCGCCCTCGATGTGAAGATCCTCGACTTCGGACTCGCGCGGCTCACCGATGACGACTCGCAGATGAGCGTCATGAGCGACGTGGGGTCGATCCGCGGAACCTTGCCCTACATGAGCCCCGAGCAGGTGCGCGGCGACACGCACGCGCTCGATGTGCGCTCAGACGTTTACGCGCTCGGCGTGATCCTGTTCGAGATGCTCGCCGGCGAGCGGCCGTATGACGTGAGCCGCGTGTCGCTGCCCGAGGCCATGCGCGTGATCAGCGAGCAGGAGCCGCGAGCCCTGCGCGATACGCCGAGCGGCCTGATCCGCGTGGACACCGATCTGCAGAGCATCGTGCTCAAGGCGCTCGCCAAGGAGCCCGACCGACGCTATTCGAGCGCTGCGGCGCTCGCCGAGGACCTGGATCGCTACCGCAACTCGCAGCCCGTGCTCGCGCGCACGCCCAGCACGGCCTACCAGGTGCGCAAGCTGGTCGCGCGCCACAAGCCGCTCGTGGCCGCGCTCTCGGTTGCGCTGCTGGCGATCGTCGCGTCGGCGATCGTGAGCACCGCCATGTTTCTGCGCGCGCGCAACGAGGCAGCCAAGTCGCAGCAGGTCGCCGCGTTTCTGTCCGACATGCTCGAGGGCGCAGGTCCATCGGTCGCGCGCGGCCAGGACACGGCGCTCATGCGCGAGATCCTGGATCGCACGGCCGGGCGTGTGCGCACCGAGCTGGCCGGACAACCCGACGTGGCCGCCGGGATCGAGCAGGTGCTGGGCCGCACGTACCTGCAGATCGGCGACCTTGCCGCGGCAGAGCAGCACGCGCGCGCGGCGTTCGAGACGCATCGTCGCCTGCGTCGGGCGCCGCACGCGGACCTGGCTGCCGATCTCTCGCTGCTGGCCGAGACCAGCTGGCGCAGTGGCCGGCTGGCGCGCGCCGACTCGGTGGGCCGCGAGGGCGTTGCCATGTGGCGTGCCCTGCATAAGGGAGCGAACCCGAGCCTGGCGGAGGCACTGATCTCGCTCGGCAGCATCGAGCTGGATGCCTCGCAGTTCGAAGCGGCCGAGCCGCTCATGCGAGAGGGACTGGCGATGACCCAGGCTCTGCACCCGAACGGCGACCGGACCGTTGCAGTGGGATTCAACGCACTCGGCAACCTGATGCACTACAGCGGACGATACGACGAGTCCGATTCGCTCTACCGGCTTGCGCTCGACATGCACCGCCGGATCGGCGGTGACTTGAACCCCGACGTCGAGGTGGATCTGGTCAACATGGGACAGGTGGAAATCAGCCGCGGGCGCTTTGCCGCGGCGGAGTCGCTGGTGCGAGCGGGGCTCGAGACCGGACAGCAGATCCACCCGGGCAACTATCCTGACCGCGCGGGAGAACTGCTCACGCTGGCGATGGTCTATCACCGCATGGGTGCCATGGCACGCGCGGAATCGCTGGCGCGTGAAGCCGTGGTGGTTGCACGAGGAGTGCGCGGCGGCGGGTTGGTGGCGGTGGGTGATGCGCTCAGCGCCGTGGGCGTCTACGTGAACGACTCCGGACGCTCCGAGGAGGCGCTCGCGATCCACCGCGAGGCGCTGGCCGCCTATCGCGAAGCTGGCGATGCCGGCGCGTCGCGCGTGGCGACTGCGCTCGATAACCTGGCGAGCGCGCTGTCGAGCCTGGGGCACTTTGACGCGGCGGACTCCGTGTACCGCGAGACCATTCCTCTGAAGGTGGCGGCGTACGGAGCGGGCAACCCGCAGACGTTGCTGACCATGAACAACTACGCGCGCATGAAGTACTTCCTGGGCGATCTGACCGGGGCCGAGGCGTTGTTCCGTGAGGTGCTGAAAGGCCGGCGGAAGGCGCTGGGAGAGGGCAGCGATCAGGTGGCCGTGACCATGAGCGACATCTCCCGCAGCGCGCAGGCACGCGGGCAGCTGGCCGAAGCCGAGTCGCTGCTGACCCCCGCGGTCGCCATCCTGACCGCGAGCCTCGGGCCCGACAACATGAACACCAACTTCGCGTACGCCAGTCTGGGCCGCCTGCACCGCGAGCAAGGCCAGTACGCCAAGGCCGCGACGGAGCTACGCGAGGCGCGAACACGCCTGGCCGCCGCGCTTGGAGACGCGAACCCTGAAGTGGTGTGGATCAACTACGAGCTCGCCGGTGCGCAGGGCGCAGGGGGGCCATCGCGCGAGGCCGACTCGTTGTTCGGTTCGCTCGCGAACGCGCCACCCGGACAGCTCCCGCCGAACGAGATGCTGCGATTCCACCTGGCCTACGGGCAGTACCTGACGAAGCTGGGCCGCGACGCGGAGGCCGAGAAGTACCTGCTGCTCGCCGAATCGGCGCTGCGCGCGCCGCGCGAGTCGAACATGCGCCGCCGCCTGAGCGTGCTGGATGCACTGGTGGATTTGGAGCGCGACTGGGCGACACGTGCGCCGTCGCCTGCACGCGCGGCCGCGCTGCGGCACTGGACGTCGGTGAGCGATGCGGAAGCGCCGGAGCTGCGGGCGGCGATTGCGGAGGGGCGGGCGCCGCGGTTGGGCGGAGCGAGGTAG
- a CDS encoding DUF2809 domain-containing protein, protein MSRAIARMLPSLRARVTFVVLAVGTIALGLGVHAYGSGLGSSARDVVGDALWAMMIAWWIGALAPSGSLRVRSAVAFAICVGVELSQLLRTPELDALRSTPVGQLVLGSGFDARDLVAYAVGVLGAVGLELAVHSRQTRASRGE, encoded by the coding sequence ATGAGCAGAGCCATCGCTCGCATGCTTCCATCGCTCCGCGCCCGCGTGACGTTCGTCGTGCTCGCCGTGGGGACGATTGCGCTCGGTCTTGGAGTGCACGCGTACGGCTCGGGGCTTGGCTCGTCGGCGCGCGATGTGGTCGGTGATGCGCTCTGGGCCATGATGATCGCGTGGTGGATCGGGGCGCTCGCGCCATCCGGATCGCTGCGCGTCCGCAGCGCGGTGGCCTTTGCGATCTGCGTCGGGGTCGAGCTTAGCCAGCTCCTGCGCACCCCGGAACTCGACGCTCTGCGGAGCACTCCGGTCGGACAACTGGTGCTTGGGAGTGGGTTCGATGCGCGAGACTTGGTGGCCTACGCGGTCGGCGTACTGGGAGCGGTCGGCCTCGAATTGGCGGTCCATTCGCGACAGACTCGTGCTTCGCGGGGCGAGTGA
- a CDS encoding CPBP family intramembrane metalloprotease: MLRWRVRPIWMAAAFLVPVAIGLATVAVTFALGARFATPVTIGPWYRSLLLFGMLLVTGDTLFEETGWRGFALPEFSARRSRLTNSLILGVLLAGWHLPLALSESTAVVPYLVAALTSAVVTNFVYHYGRESGLIAWIYHTSANTVGQFFLPLFSEPDRVTYFWALAGVNVVAAVAIVSATGREFSLPRRTATIN, encoded by the coding sequence ATGCTTCGTTGGCGCGTCCGCCCGATCTGGATGGCGGCTGCGTTTCTGGTCCCCGTGGCGATCGGACTGGCGACGGTCGCGGTTACCTTCGCCCTCGGTGCACGGTTCGCGACTCCCGTCACGATCGGACCCTGGTACCGATCGCTTCTGTTGTTCGGCATGCTTCTGGTCACCGGCGACACGCTATTCGAGGAGACCGGCTGGAGAGGGTTCGCGCTGCCCGAGTTTTCCGCTCGACGCTCACGCCTGACGAACTCCCTGATCTTAGGCGTGCTGCTGGCCGGGTGGCATCTTCCGCTCGCACTGTCTGAGTCCACCGCAGTCGTCCCTTATCTGGTGGCGGCGCTCACGTCCGCGGTCGTGACCAACTTCGTGTACCACTATGGACGCGAGAGCGGCCTGATCGCCTGGATCTACCACACGTCCGCCAACACGGTCGGCCAGTTCTTCCTGCCTCTGTTCTCAGAGCCGGATCGAGTGACCTACTTCTGGGCACTCGCGGGAGTGAACGTCGTGGCGGCAGTGGCGATCGTCTCGGCGACGGGTCGAGAGTTCAGTCTCCCAAGGCGGACCGCGACGATCAACTGA
- a CDS encoding alpha/beta hydrolase: protein MNRRTAASLVLLLAFQATGAHAAPWQPSPGHTQLPLWPGKVPDAVPVPGPETAANVEPAKYVAGRTWAYVRNVATPTITVYSPKQTNTGAAVVVFPGGGYNVLAIDLEGSEVCDWLASRGVTAVLLKYRVPCAVVGPHRDCPTALQDAQRAMSLVRSHAAEWQIDPHKIGVLGFSAGGHMVASISTHAERIYAPVDAADRERWRPDFAVALYPGHLATRKGRILNSDIHVTAHTPPTFLVQAQDDPIDPVENSIVYHSALKKAGVPAELHVFEKGRHGFGLRRTKLPITRWPELMEAWLHKIGVLADDGARARGSD from the coding sequence ATGAATCGACGCACGGCAGCCTCACTCGTCCTGCTTCTCGCATTCCAAGCTACTGGCGCGCATGCCGCGCCCTGGCAGCCGTCTCCGGGTCACACGCAGTTGCCGCTATGGCCCGGCAAGGTCCCGGACGCAGTGCCAGTTCCCGGGCCGGAGACCGCGGCCAACGTCGAGCCCGCTAAGTACGTCGCCGGCAGGACTTGGGCCTACGTCAGGAACGTCGCGACGCCTACGATCACCGTGTATTCGCCGAAGCAGACGAACACCGGCGCCGCGGTCGTCGTCTTCCCGGGAGGTGGCTACAACGTCCTGGCGATCGATCTCGAAGGCTCGGAGGTCTGTGATTGGCTGGCATCTCGCGGCGTCACCGCTGTGCTCCTCAAGTACCGCGTACCGTGCGCCGTGGTAGGACCGCATCGTGACTGCCCGACGGCGCTCCAGGACGCACAGCGAGCCATGAGCCTCGTGCGCTCGCACGCGGCCGAATGGCAGATCGATCCTCACAAGATCGGGGTGCTCGGTTTTTCCGCGGGCGGTCACATGGTCGCGTCGATCAGCACGCACGCGGAACGCATCTATGCGCCCGTCGATGCCGCCGATCGCGAGAGATGGCGTCCCGACTTCGCCGTCGCGCTCTACCCCGGCCACCTGGCGACTCGCAAGGGGCGCATCCTGAACTCCGACATCCACGTCACGGCACATACTCCACCGACGTTCCTCGTGCAGGCACAGGATGATCCGATCGACCCCGTGGAGAACTCGATCGTCTACCACTCGGCTCTGAAAAAGGCCGGAGTGCCGGCGGAGCTGCACGTGTTCGAGAAGGGCCGCCACGGCTTCGGCCTGCGGCGAACGAAGCTGCCGATCACTCGCTGGCCGGAGCTCATGGAGGCGTGGTTGCACAAGATCGGAGTGCTTGCGGATGACGGCGCGCGCGCGCGAGGCTCCGACTGA
- a CDS encoding NAD(P)/FAD-dependent oxidoreductase produces MSHPTPTRILILGGGFGGVYAALELMRAHRPDRPLHITLVNRDNFFLFTPMLHEVAASDLDFTHIVNPLRKLLPGVHLFHGDVDSIDLATKRVTVSHGSDHHDHEIEYDHLILGFGSVTNFFGLPGLAERAITMKSLGDAIHLRNRAIAHLEEANFECGAHNREPLLRVVVAGGGFAGVETVGALHDFLEEAVRFYPNLDVGAIRMTLVHPGEVILPELGPELGAYAQRKLIERGIDVRTRTRVTGVTADGVALSDGTSLATRTLVWTAGTSPHPLLATLPVTCERGRVRVNAQLEVAEWPGVWAVGDCASIPDPATGGACPPTAQHAIRQGTLIARNILATIAGRPRRAFAFRGLGQLAAIGKRTGVARVFGLQFSGFLAWWLWRTVYLSKLPRAEKKMRVMLDWTLDLIFAKDLVHFETARSFAYDSPMRVMPETVGTAAVAPTQEVRP; encoded by the coding sequence ATGAGCCACCCCACACCGACACGGATCCTGATCCTCGGCGGCGGCTTCGGCGGGGTCTACGCCGCGCTGGAGCTGATGCGCGCGCACCGGCCGGATCGTCCGCTGCACATTACCCTCGTCAACCGCGACAACTTCTTCCTGTTCACCCCGATGCTGCACGAGGTCGCGGCCAGCGACCTCGACTTCACGCACATCGTCAATCCGCTGCGGAAGCTGCTGCCCGGCGTGCATCTCTTCCACGGCGATGTCGACTCGATCGATCTGGCAACGAAGCGCGTCACGGTCTCGCACGGCAGCGACCATCACGATCACGAGATCGAGTACGACCACCTGATCCTCGGCTTCGGCTCGGTCACCAACTTCTTCGGTTTGCCCGGCCTTGCCGAGCGCGCCATCACCATGAAGTCGCTGGGCGACGCGATCCACCTGCGCAATCGGGCGATCGCGCACCTCGAGGAAGCCAACTTCGAGTGCGGCGCGCACAATCGCGAGCCGCTGCTGCGAGTCGTCGTCGCCGGCGGTGGCTTCGCCGGTGTCGAGACGGTCGGGGCGCTCCACGACTTCCTCGAGGAGGCGGTCCGCTTCTATCCGAACCTCGACGTGGGGGCGATCCGCATGACGTTGGTGCATCCGGGCGAGGTGATCCTGCCCGAACTCGGGCCCGAACTCGGCGCCTACGCGCAGCGCAAGCTGATCGAGCGCGGCATCGACGTGCGCACCCGCACCCGCGTCACCGGCGTTACCGCGGATGGTGTCGCACTGAGCGATGGCACCAGCCTCGCCACGCGCACGCTGGTGTGGACCGCGGGCACCTCGCCGCACCCGCTGCTCGCGACGTTGCCGGTCACCTGCGAACGCGGCCGCGTGCGGGTCAATGCCCAGCTCGAAGTGGCAGAATGGCCCGGCGTATGGGCGGTCGGCGACTGCGCTTCGATTCCCGATCCGGCTACGGGTGGCGCATGCCCGCCGACCGCTCAGCACGCCATCCGCCAGGGCACCCTGATCGCCCGCAACATTCTGGCGACGATCGCCGGCCGGCCGCGGCGCGCATTCGCCTTCCGCGGCCTTGGCCAGCTCGCCGCCATCGGCAAGCGCACCGGCGTCGCGCGGGTGTTCGGCCTGCAGTTTTCGGGTTTCCTCGCCTGGTGGCTGTGGAGGACGGTCTACCTCAGCAAGCTGCCGCGTGCCGAGAAGAAGATGCGCGTGATGCTCGACTGGACGCTCGACCTGATCTTCGCCAAGGACCTCGTTCATTTCGAGACGGCGCGCTCGTTCGCCTACGACTCGCCGATGAGAGTGATGCCCGAAACGGTCGGCACCGCTGCGGTGGCGCCTACCCAGGAGGTCCGCCCGTGA
- a CDS encoding glycoside hydrolase family 1 protein, whose product MIDPTTPHAAEAPPSIASPDGMPHAEHAAEGPGIHSANFRFPPGFLWGAATSSHQVEGGNTNSDWWAWEQSGRVKEPSGAAADHFNRYGADFDLARSLNHNAYRFSLEWSRIEPREGEFSAEGIAHYRQKLEALKARGMEPVLTIYHYTLPQWLAEKGGWENPEIENYFERFVVRVAKEYGDLVRWWLTFNEPVVQAFKGWILGQWPPGKMKDFPTALQVVRRMLRAHVKAYHAIHEARPDAMVSVAKHALALTPCNPKNRLDRLSVWARTYLFNHLFLDALHTGALRVPGLFWENLPHKRTLDFIGLNYYTRDFVRNTGLSLPGLVGDICTLEHHQKIGKRNDLGWEIYPEGLAHFLRTYSRYQLPILITENGLPVDKDEDRWTFIFLHLWQVARALDEGINVIGYLHWSLLDNYEWADGFKARFGLIEVDYATQKRTVRESAKRLASIIERNEL is encoded by the coding sequence GTGATCGACCCGACGACACCGCACGCCGCCGAAGCTCCGCCGTCCATCGCGTCGCCAGACGGGATGCCGCATGCCGAGCACGCCGCCGAGGGGCCGGGTATCCATTCGGCGAACTTCCGCTTCCCGCCCGGGTTCCTGTGGGGCGCCGCGACCTCGTCGCACCAGGTCGAGGGCGGCAACACCAACAGCGACTGGTGGGCGTGGGAGCAGTCGGGCCGCGTGAAAGAGCCGTCGGGCGCCGCCGCCGATCACTTCAATCGCTATGGCGCCGACTTCGATCTCGCCCGCTCGCTGAACCACAACGCCTACCGCTTCTCGCTCGAGTGGAGCCGCATCGAGCCGCGCGAAGGCGAGTTCAGCGCCGAGGGGATCGCGCACTACCGGCAGAAGCTCGAGGCGCTGAAGGCGCGCGGGATGGAGCCGGTGCTCACGATCTACCACTACACGCTGCCGCAGTGGCTCGCCGAGAAGGGCGGCTGGGAGAACCCCGAGATCGAGAACTACTTCGAGCGCTTCGTCGTGCGCGTCGCGAAGGAGTACGGCGATCTCGTGCGCTGGTGGCTGACGTTCAACGAGCCGGTGGTGCAGGCGTTCAAGGGCTGGATCCTCGGCCAGTGGCCGCCCGGCAAGATGAAGGATTTCCCGACGGCGCTGCAGGTCGTCCGCCGCATGCTGCGCGCGCACGTGAAGGCCTACCACGCGATCCACGAAGCGCGGCCCGATGCGATGGTCAGTGTGGCCAAGCACGCGCTGGCGCTGACGCCCTGTAATCCGAAGAACCGGCTGGACCGGCTGTCGGTGTGGGCGCGCACCTACCTCTTCAACCACCTGTTCCTCGATGCGCTCCACACCGGCGCGCTGCGGGTGCCCGGGCTGTTCTGGGAGAACCTGCCGCACAAGCGCACGCTCGATTTCATCGGGCTCAACTACTACACGCGGGACTTCGTGCGGAACACCGGGCTCTCGCTGCCGGGCCTCGTCGGCGACATCTGCACGCTCGAACACCACCAGAAGATCGGGAAGCGGAACGACCTCGGCTGGGAGATTTACCCGGAGGGTCTCGCGCACTTCCTGCGCACGTACTCACGCTACCAGCTGCCGATCCTCATCACCGAGAACGGGCTGCCGGTCGACAAGGACGAGGATCGCTGGACGTTCATCTTTCTGCACCTCTGGCAGGTGGCGCGTGCCCTCGACGAGGGCATCAACGTCATCGGCTACCTCCACTGGTCGTTGCTCGACAACTACGAGTGGGCCGACGGCTTCAAGGCTCGCTTCGGGCTCATCGAAGTCGACTACGCGACGCAGAAGCGCACGGTCCGCGAGAGCGCGAAGCGCCTCGCGAGCATCATCGAACGCAACGAGCTGTAG
- a CDS encoding heme-binding protein, which yields MAALPASAQTTTKKILTLEGARSVAASAEAEARRVNAGGAIAIVDDGGQLLLLVRLDNTFPAAAAVAAEKARTAAQFRRPTQVFEDAIKGGRLSLLGVSVITPLQGGVPIMVDGELVGAIGVSGAMSAQQDTDIANVAAVALQKMSVKP from the coding sequence ATGGCCGCCCTGCCGGCTTCGGCCCAGACCACCACCAAGAAGATCCTGACTCTCGAAGGCGCCAGGTCGGTCGCCGCTTCCGCCGAAGCGGAAGCCCGGCGTGTCAACGCCGGCGGCGCGATCGCGATCGTCGACGACGGCGGCCAGCTGCTGCTGCTCGTGCGCCTCGACAACACGTTCCCCGCGGCAGCGGCCGTGGCCGCCGAGAAGGCGCGCACCGCGGCGCAGTTCCGCCGCCCGACCCAGGTGTTCGAAGACGCGATCAAGGGCGGCCGGCTGTCGCTTCTCGGCGTGTCGGTGATCACACCCCTGCAGGGCGGAGTGCCGATCATGGTCGACGGCGAGCTGGTGGGCGCGATCGGGGTCAGCGGCGCGATGAGCGCCCAGCAGGACACCGACATCGCCAACGTCGCGGCGGTCGCGCTGCAGAAGATGAGCGTGAAGCCATGA
- a CDS encoding cupin domain-containing protein, with protein MIHTSRREKPGLAEVHTTDTDLIHVLEGSATFVTGGRAIDLKNTGKDEWRGTAIEGGETRVLAAGDVIIVPAGVPHWFKDVRGPVRYYTVKVRNEGAR; from the coding sequence ATGATCCACACCAGCCGCCGCGAGAAACCGGGGCTGGCCGAAGTCCACACCACCGACACCGACCTGATCCACGTGCTCGAGGGCAGCGCGACATTCGTCACCGGTGGCCGAGCGATCGACCTCAAGAACACCGGCAAGGACGAGTGGCGCGGCACCGCGATCGAAGGCGGCGAAACCCGCGTGCTCGCTGCCGGCGACGTGATCATCGTGCCCGCCGGCGTGCCCCACTGGTTCAAGGACGTGCGCGGCCCGGTGCGCTACTACACCGTGAAGGTTCGCAACGAAGGAGCCCGGTGA
- a CDS encoding SMP-30/gluconolactonase/LRE family protein has translation MRTLRLLCSAALFAALFAVSARAQAPAGTPDATLDLATREGVATVRGAWRTSETKISEIDFRSVGADLKASGPANRTFDFAPHAEGVAFDDSQWETIDPTTLGARRSTGKLCFNWYRLSVTVPTKVGTFDPTGATLVFETVVDDYAEVWVDGVLARSLGQTGGSVVAGWNVPNRLVIGRDVKPGQKIQLAVFGINGPISAVPENYIWVRSARLDFYRPDRDALKFPAVAADLVRKDAAIDGLFARDARVEKLADGFQFAEGPVWARDGSLLFSDPNTNVIYRWSPDGKATVFRTKSGYDGADVGRLHQPGSNGLAFDPEGRLTSCEHGNRRVTRLEKDGKLTVLADRYEGKRLNSPNDLVYRSDGALYFTDPPFGLPKAHDDPAREVPYTGVYCWRDGQLKLVSNDLTGPNGLAFSPDERWFYVTNWDTRKKIIMRYEVQRDGSLKNGREFFSMNGAPGEEALDGLKIDQRGNLYASGPGGVWIISPAGKHLGTLRAPELPANLAWGDADGRGLYMTARSGLYRVRLEVAGATATRQLVGEHR, from the coding sequence ATGCGCACGCTTCGACTGTTGTGCTCAGCGGCACTGTTCGCCGCGCTGTTCGCCGTGTCGGCGCGGGCCCAGGCGCCGGCCGGCACGCCCGACGCGACGCTCGACCTCGCGACGCGCGAGGGCGTCGCGACGGTGCGCGGCGCATGGAGGACCAGCGAGACGAAGATCTCGGAGATCGACTTCCGCAGCGTCGGCGCCGATCTCAAGGCTTCGGGCCCGGCGAACCGCACCTTCGACTTCGCGCCGCACGCCGAAGGCGTGGCGTTCGACGATTCGCAGTGGGAGACGATCGACCCCACGACGCTCGGTGCGCGTCGCTCGACCGGCAAGCTGTGCTTCAACTGGTATCGCTTGAGCGTCACGGTGCCCACGAAGGTCGGCACCTTCGATCCGACCGGCGCGACGCTGGTGTTCGAGACGGTCGTCGACGACTACGCCGAGGTGTGGGTGGACGGCGTGCTGGCGCGCTCGCTCGGCCAGACCGGCGGGAGCGTGGTGGCCGGCTGGAACGTGCCGAACCGCCTCGTGATCGGCCGTGACGTGAAGCCCGGGCAGAAGATCCAGCTCGCGGTCTTCGGAATCAACGGACCGATCTCGGCGGTGCCCGAGAACTACATCTGGGTGCGCTCGGCGCGCCTGGACTTCTACCGGCCAGACCGGGACGCGCTCAAGTTCCCCGCAGTCGCCGCCGACCTGGTGCGCAAGGACGCGGCGATCGACGGGCTGTTCGCTCGCGATGCGCGCGTCGAAAAACTTGCCGACGGTTTCCAGTTCGCCGAGGGCCCGGTGTGGGCGCGCGACGGCTCGCTGCTGTTCAGCGACCCCAACACCAACGTAATCTACCGCTGGTCGCCCGATGGCAAGGCCACCGTGTTCCGCACCAAGAGCGGTTACGACGGCGCCGATGTCGGCCGGCTGCACCAGCCCGGATCGAACGGGCTCGCGTTCGACCCCGAAGGCCGGCTCACGAGCTGCGAGCACGGCAATCGGCGGGTCACGCGGCTCGAGAAGGACGGCAAGCTCACCGTGCTCGCCGATCGCTACGAGGGCAAGCGGCTCAACAGCCCCAACGACCTGGTCTATCGCTCCGACGGCGCGCTCTATTTCACCGACCCGCCGTTCGGGTTGCCGAAGGCGCACGACGATCCGGCGCGCGAGGTGCCCTACACCGGGGTGTACTGCTGGCGCGACGGGCAGCTGAAGCTGGTGAGCAACGACCTCACCGGCCCCAATGGCCTCGCGTTTTCGCCCGACGAGCGCTGGTTCTACGTGACCAACTGGGACACGCGGAAGAAGATCATCATGCGCTACGAAGTGCAGCGCGATGGCTCGCTCAAGAACGGCCGCGAGTTCTTCAGCATGAACGGGGCGCCGGGTGAGGAAGCGCTCGACGGCTTGAAGATCGACCAGCGCGGCAACCTCTACGCGTCGGGCCCGGGCGGCGTGTGGATCATCTCGCCTGCCGGCAAGCACCTCGGCACGCTGCGCGCGCCCGAGCTGCCGGCCAACCTGGCGTGGGGCGATGCCGACGGGCGCGGCCTCTACATGACCGCGCGCAGCGGGCTGTACCGCGTGCGGCTGGAAGTGGCGGGGGCCACGGCCACGCGTCAACTCGTGGGGGAACACCGCTGA